From one Streptomyces sp. R41 genomic stretch:
- a CDS encoding CHAT domain-containing protein — MTELQDRVVARLVAAQNARDPAPLRGEDAVGDALALLREAAPSPEGTIDLDSVAAVCWTFWLRHQGPEDPDAQRNVLITLSTFGFLCPRVPADAQLPVPLRDAFDPADPAHEARFAYLVSSAYGGAVGGVPEFGETERADGPGLGEAERADGPGLGEAERSDGPGLGEAERSDGPELGETERQGAAGLGDAERLAALDCALAWSETAHQLLPDGHEGFVELAFHSLGLGVTRFRLAADPDALAAAARHAAAVCERLWALGPEGRESGDGANGRESGVGAMGGEGNELAEAAAIALGTLLDAARLLGEPPLAEVERLVAGAPEGALTPEAAEALRFLRELHTERAAWPGEKDLRVGSVIADAGIREHDASRIACGVRRLRAALAHTPAEHPAHPVATAALSQALAAFAQERGDDGAAQEAAREAIELLATVDASRTLSDADQELLTAYRGLTELIEDDDPQLIQNAGPLLGHFVEQLRQRAARDGESAPAPDIDLEILDIVGAIIGESGVVTGVGESGAVTSVGESGADSGAEKSGGAGSGAEKSGAVAGVGKSGAASDERIARYRTALAGLPADKPQRYAYVAVLAALTGAHAQALRETEPARAAELGAEARTLTDEVAADAPDGFLALGLLRRGLFDAALPVAVAVIHTDEADAAADLREMAKLVSLVSRLDDVRLDDPEQLSSDIAVMRELLADTGEDDPFIRAPLAGALGSALSAQGVTHGDPGTLDEAVPLLRYARTNAPDLPGQLDQVLAFALTTWSVGRFDAEAAREAAALLATAATEAAPDDVGQAWLSVRTEFFNAVGNYLLGHEPGQLQRARELARRLKELTARADAQAGDLPGLDVLGDALLNLVDTMGPGGGPKPDLTDDQVDQCRRTFAACPAGHPMRLFTASTLMRALAQRAVAVRAADPERAARLVAEADEVIHSVEEEAPGDWAETMRTFTGVIGAGHLPPPSVSHGGQPEPSDGPLSASDGSPERPSARPLSSPDGSPERPSDGPVAGSPLRAFTAFTGAQASSQAPANAVEAMMASLRARLSGTADSAAALRDPMLPAWFRAHGELGAAAGALGREQQRVDLALSHLETAIEAMADVTDRGSDQQSAEHGLTTFEGDIRRIIELVLLTALGRGAAAGLHEIVDQLTAAVREQRLPDAMPDPETLLRVIAGPDVDRATELLERGRGLLLARRIEARADIGELRSAHPALAREFERLTDRLAAEPHAAASAPAGHAEWSRLAKLRASRELDELVVRIRTQPGFDGFLRPLSAEQLRSLASDGPIVVLNHAARHCHALVVTPRSITALRLEAESDEIAGAARRLGEAVDAINAHGPSRPSPAQLIAAGGTLRRTLSWTWHKIVRPVLDLVGASDPVPDDGTWPRIWWVPTGAFNALPLHAAQCTLPDCALDGCGAALDAVVSSYVPGFQTLAYARSRAEHRDTAHNGGALLVASSEDELPGVAAAAGYAAGLLGAREPLIGAAATREAVLAALGGTPWAHFGCHAATDPTEPSGALLHLPSGEPLSVLEICRARPSSARLAFLAACGTARTAERLSDEAIHITSAFLLAGFPTAVGTLWEIDSTHADHVTRDFYRRMAPPATNTSAHALHHTVRELRHRIPDRPHVWAAYVHAGT; from the coding sequence ATGACTGAGCTTCAGGACCGCGTAGTCGCCCGCCTCGTAGCAGCTCAGAACGCCCGCGATCCCGCCCCGCTGCGCGGGGAGGACGCGGTGGGGGACGCCCTGGCCCTGCTGCGCGAGGCCGCGCCGTCGCCCGAGGGGACGATCGATCTCGACTCGGTCGCCGCCGTCTGCTGGACCTTCTGGCTCCGCCATCAGGGCCCCGAGGACCCTGACGCGCAGCGCAACGTACTGATCACGCTGAGCACCTTCGGATTCCTGTGCCCGCGCGTGCCCGCGGACGCGCAGCTTCCGGTGCCCCTGCGGGACGCCTTCGACCCCGCCGATCCGGCGCACGAGGCGCGGTTCGCCTACCTCGTGAGTTCGGCGTACGGGGGTGCCGTGGGCGGTGTGCCGGAATTCGGGGAGACCGAGCGGGCGGATGGCCCGGGTCTTGGGGAGGCCGAGCGGGCGGATGGCCCGGGTCTTGGGGAGGCCGAGCGGTCGGATGGCCCGGGTCTTGGGGAGGCCGAGCGGTCGGATGGCCCGGAGCTCGGGGAGACCGAGCGGCAGGGTGCCGCGGGTCTCGGGGACGCCGAGCGGCTGGCCGCGCTGGACTGTGCGCTCGCCTGGTCCGAGACGGCACATCAGCTGCTGCCGGACGGCCACGAGGGGTTCGTCGAGCTGGCGTTCCACAGCCTCGGGCTCGGCGTGACGCGTTTCCGGCTCGCGGCGGACCCGGACGCGCTCGCCGCCGCGGCCCGGCACGCGGCGGCGGTGTGCGAGCGGCTGTGGGCCCTCGGCCCGGAGGGGCGCGAGAGTGGTGACGGGGCCAACGGGCGCGAGAGCGGTGTGGGGGCCATGGGGGGCGAGGGAAATGAGCTGGCCGAGGCGGCCGCGATCGCCCTCGGGACCCTCCTGGACGCCGCCCGGCTGCTCGGTGAACCGCCCCTCGCCGAGGTCGAGCGGCTGGTGGCGGGGGCCCCGGAAGGCGCCCTCACCCCGGAGGCCGCCGAGGCGCTGCGATTCCTGCGCGAGCTGCACACCGAACGCGCCGCCTGGCCGGGGGAGAAGGACCTGCGCGTCGGCTCGGTCATCGCCGACGCGGGCATACGTGAGCACGACGCGAGCCGCATCGCCTGCGGTGTCCGGCGGCTGCGCGCGGCGCTCGCCCACACCCCCGCCGAACATCCGGCGCATCCGGTCGCCACCGCCGCCCTGAGCCAGGCGCTCGCGGCCTTCGCCCAGGAACGGGGTGACGACGGGGCGGCACAGGAGGCGGCACGCGAGGCGATCGAACTGCTCGCCACCGTCGACGCGTCGCGCACCCTGAGCGATGCCGACCAGGAACTCCTCACTGCCTACCGGGGATTGACGGAGCTGATCGAGGACGACGATCCGCAGCTCATCCAGAATGCCGGGCCGCTGCTCGGCCACTTCGTCGAACAGCTCAGACAGCGCGCCGCGCGCGACGGTGAGTCCGCGCCCGCCCCGGACATCGACCTCGAAATCCTCGACATCGTCGGCGCGATCATCGGGGAGTCCGGGGTGGTCACCGGTGTCGGGGAGTCCGGTGCGGTCACCAGTGTCGGGGAGTCCGGTGCGGACTCTGGTGCCGAGAAGTCCGGCGGTGCGGGCTCCGGTGCCGAGAAGTCCGGCGCGGTCGCCGGTGTCGGAAAGTCCGGTGCCGCCTCCGACGAACGGATCGCCCGGTACCGCACCGCCCTGGCCGGACTCCCCGCCGACAAACCGCAGCGATACGCCTACGTCGCCGTGCTGGCCGCCCTCACCGGAGCGCACGCACAGGCTCTGCGGGAGACCGAGCCCGCCAGGGCGGCCGAACTCGGCGCGGAAGCCCGGACGCTGACCGACGAGGTGGCGGCCGACGCCCCGGACGGCTTCCTGGCGCTCGGCCTGCTGCGCCGTGGCCTCTTCGACGCCGCGCTGCCGGTCGCCGTGGCGGTGATCCACACCGACGAAGCGGACGCCGCGGCGGACCTGCGGGAGATGGCCAAGCTGGTCTCCCTCGTGTCCCGCCTCGACGACGTCCGCCTCGACGACCCCGAACAGCTGAGCTCCGACATCGCGGTCATGCGGGAACTGCTCGCGGACACCGGGGAGGACGACCCCTTCATACGGGCTCCGCTGGCCGGGGCGCTCGGCAGCGCGCTCTCCGCCCAGGGCGTCACCCACGGCGACCCCGGCACCCTCGACGAGGCCGTCCCGCTGCTGCGCTACGCGCGCACGAACGCGCCCGACCTCCCCGGACAGCTCGATCAGGTCCTCGCCTTCGCGCTCACGACCTGGTCGGTCGGCCGCTTCGACGCGGAAGCGGCGCGAGAGGCGGCGGCACTGCTCGCCACCGCGGCGACCGAAGCGGCACCCGACGACGTCGGCCAGGCGTGGCTGTCGGTCCGTACCGAATTCTTCAACGCCGTGGGGAACTACCTGCTCGGGCATGAACCGGGGCAGCTCCAACGTGCCCGGGAGCTCGCGCGGCGGCTCAAGGAACTCACCGCTCGAGCGGACGCCCAGGCCGGGGACCTACCGGGGCTCGACGTGCTGGGCGACGCCCTGCTCAACCTGGTCGACACCATGGGGCCCGGCGGCGGTCCGAAACCCGACCTCACCGACGACCAGGTCGACCAGTGCCGGCGCACGTTCGCGGCGTGCCCCGCCGGTCATCCGATGCGACTCTTCACCGCCTCCACGCTCATGCGGGCGCTCGCCCAGCGTGCCGTGGCGGTGCGGGCCGCCGATCCGGAGCGCGCGGCTCGCCTCGTGGCCGAGGCCGACGAGGTGATCCACAGCGTCGAGGAGGAGGCCCCCGGCGACTGGGCCGAGACCATGCGCACCTTCACCGGTGTCATCGGGGCAGGACACCTGCCTCCGCCGTCCGTGTCGCACGGCGGACAGCCCGAGCCGTCGGACGGGCCGCTCTCCGCATCGGACGGGTCACCCGAGCGGCCGTCGGCCCGGCCGCTCTCCTCGCCGGACGGGTCGCCCGAGCGCCCGTCGGACGGGCCGGTCGCCGGGTCCCCGCTCCGGGCCTTTACGGCGTTCACGGGGGCCCAGGCCTCATCCCAGGCCCCCGCGAACGCCGTAGAGGCCATGATGGCGTCCCTCCGAGCCCGCCTCTCCGGCACCGCCGACTCCGCCGCCGCGCTGCGCGACCCCATGCTCCCGGCGTGGTTCCGGGCGCACGGTGAACTCGGTGCCGCGGCAGGTGCGTTGGGGCGGGAGCAACAGCGTGTCGACCTGGCCCTCTCCCACCTCGAAACGGCCATCGAGGCCATGGCCGACGTCACCGACCGGGGAAGCGACCAGCAGTCCGCCGAGCACGGCCTGACGACATTCGAGGGGGACATCCGCCGGATCATCGAGCTGGTCCTCCTGACAGCCCTCGGCCGCGGGGCCGCCGCCGGGCTGCACGAGATCGTCGACCAACTCACGGCCGCCGTACGGGAACAACGCCTTCCGGACGCGATGCCCGACCCGGAAACTCTCCTCCGCGTGATCGCGGGGCCCGACGTGGACCGCGCCACCGAGTTGCTGGAGCGCGGCCGGGGGCTGCTGCTGGCGCGGCGGATCGAGGCCCGCGCCGACATCGGCGAACTGCGCTCGGCGCACCCCGCGCTGGCGCGCGAGTTCGAGCGGCTGACCGACCGGCTGGCCGCCGAGCCCCATGCTGCCGCCTCGGCCCCCGCCGGGCACGCCGAATGGTCCCGGCTGGCCAAACTCCGCGCGTCGCGCGAACTGGACGAGCTGGTCGTACGCATCCGTACCCAGCCGGGGTTCGACGGCTTCCTGCGTCCGCTCTCCGCCGAGCAGCTGCGCTCACTCGCGTCCGACGGCCCGATCGTCGTGCTCAACCACGCGGCACGCCACTGCCACGCCCTCGTCGTGACGCCCCGGTCGATCACCGCCCTTCGCCTCGAAGCCGAGTCGGACGAGATCGCCGGTGCGGCCCGGCGGCTGGGCGAGGCCGTCGACGCCATCAACGCGCACGGCCCGTCGAGACCGTCCCCGGCGCAGCTCATCGCCGCCGGGGGCACGCTCCGCCGGACGCTGTCCTGGACCTGGCACAAGATCGTGCGCCCGGTCCTCGATCTCGTCGGGGCGTCCGATCCCGTTCCCGACGACGGCACCTGGCCGCGGATCTGGTGGGTGCCCACGGGTGCCTTCAACGCCCTCCCCCTCCACGCGGCGCAGTGCACGCTGCCCGACTGCGCCCTCGACGGCTGCGGCGCCGCACTCGACGCCGTGGTGTCGTCGTACGTACCCGGGTTCCAGACCCTGGCCTACGCGCGCAGCCGGGCCGAGCACCGCGACACCGCCCACAACGGCGGTGCCCTGCTGGTGGCGTCGTCGGAGGACGAGCTGCCCGGCGTCGCGGCGGCGGCGGGCTACGCGGCCGGACTGCTCGGCGCGCGTGAGCCGCTGATCGGGGCCGCCGCGACCCGCGAGGCCGTGCTCGCCGCGCTCGGCGGCACCCCGTGGGCCCACTTCGGCTGCCACGCGGCCACCGACCCGACGGAACCCTCCGGCGCCCTGCTCCACCTGCCGAGCGGCGAACCGCTCTCCGTCCTGGAGATCTGCCGCGCACGCCCGAGTTCGGCACGCCTGGCTTTCCTCGCGGCCTGCGGCACCGCCCGCACCGCCGAACGCCTCTCGGACGAGGCCATCCACATCACCAGCGCCTTCCTGCTCGCCGGTTTCCCCACCGCGGTCGGCACCCTCTGGGAGATCGACAGCACCCACGCGGACCACGTCACCCGCGACTTCTACCGCCGCATGGCGCCCCCGGCCACCAACACCTCCGCACACGCCCTGCACCACACGGTCCGAGAGCTACGGCACCGCATACCCGACCGCCCCCATGTCTGGGCGGCGTACGTCCACGCGGGGACCTGA
- a CDS encoding beta-galactosidase yields MKRELSVPGIAYGGDYNPEQWPEEVWAEDMRLMREAGVTMVSVGIFAWALLEPSEGAFDFARMDRLLELLRENGIAADLATPTAAPPAWFFRAHPEALPVDRDGRTLSYGSRQTFCPSSPAYREAALRIAGALAERYADHPAVAMWHVHNEYGCHNAECYCDTSAAAFRGWLRARYSDDLAALNHAWGTTFWSQWYYDWDEILPPRATGAVPNPTHRLDWRRFCSDELLSLYTAERDVLREAAPSTPATTNFMVMYNFDALDYWRWAPELDVVSNDHYLQSADPESEIDIALSGDLTRSLAGGPWLLMEHSTGAVNWQPVNRAKNPGELRRNALAHVARGADGIAYFQWRAAKAGAEQWHSAMLPHAGTDSRIWQDVVTLGADLKALAEVRGSTGTASVAVVWDWNARWALELPSQPSGELRFQDLVRDWYEPLWRSGVAVDFVRPDADLSSYRLVLAPSLYLVDDAGAANLAGFAEHGGTLAVGFHSGAVDENCHVRLGGYPGAFREALGVRSDELFPLLPGETVGLSGGGTATLWSERVRLTGAEAVDSYTEGPLAGVPAVTRHTYGAGTTWYLATRPDPATLAGLLTRIRTEAGVQPVAATPPGIEAVRRRGPHAEYLFLIDHSGRGAEIPVSDGGTELLTGERVSGVVAVPPGGVAVVREPRGS; encoded by the coding sequence GTGAAGCGTGAGTTGTCCGTCCCCGGAATCGCCTACGGCGGTGACTACAACCCCGAGCAGTGGCCCGAGGAGGTCTGGGCCGAGGACATGCGCCTGATGCGCGAGGCCGGCGTGACCATGGTCAGCGTGGGCATCTTCGCGTGGGCGCTGCTGGAGCCGTCCGAGGGCGCGTTCGACTTCGCCCGCATGGACCGCCTGCTGGAGCTGTTGCGGGAGAACGGCATCGCCGCCGACCTGGCCACGCCCACGGCCGCACCCCCGGCGTGGTTCTTCCGCGCCCACCCGGAGGCGCTGCCGGTGGACCGCGACGGCCGCACGCTGTCGTACGGCAGCCGCCAGACCTTCTGCCCGAGCAGCCCCGCCTACCGGGAGGCCGCTCTGCGCATCGCGGGCGCACTGGCCGAGCGGTACGCCGACCACCCGGCCGTGGCGATGTGGCACGTCCACAACGAGTACGGCTGCCACAACGCGGAGTGCTACTGCGACACGAGCGCGGCGGCCTTCCGCGGGTGGCTCCGGGCCAGGTACTCCGATGACCTGGCGGCGCTGAACCACGCCTGGGGCACCACCTTCTGGAGCCAGTGGTACTACGACTGGGACGAGATCCTGCCGCCCCGCGCCACCGGGGCCGTCCCCAACCCGACCCACCGGCTGGACTGGCGCCGCTTCTGCTCGGACGAGTTGCTGTCCCTGTACACGGCGGAGCGCGACGTGCTGCGGGAGGCGGCCCCGTCGACCCCCGCCACCACCAACTTCATGGTGATGTACAACTTCGACGCCCTGGACTACTGGCGCTGGGCCCCTGAGCTGGACGTGGTCTCGAACGACCACTATCTCCAGTCCGCGGACCCGGAGTCGGAGATCGACATCGCGCTCAGCGGCGACCTGACGCGTTCGCTGGCCGGTGGCCCCTGGCTGCTGATGGAGCACTCCACGGGCGCGGTGAACTGGCAGCCGGTGAACCGGGCGAAGAATCCTGGGGAGTTGCGCCGCAACGCCCTGGCCCATGTGGCGCGCGGCGCCGACGGCATCGCCTACTTCCAGTGGCGGGCGGCGAAGGCGGGCGCCGAGCAGTGGCACTCGGCGATGCTGCCGCACGCGGGCACGGACAGCCGGATCTGGCAGGACGTGGTGACGCTGGGCGCCGACCTGAAGGCCCTGGCCGAGGTACGCGGCAGCACGGGCACGGCTTCCGTGGCCGTCGTCTGGGACTGGAACGCCCGCTGGGCCCTGGAGCTGCCCTCGCAGCCGAGCGGCGAACTCCGATTCCAGGACCTGGTCCGGGACTGGTACGAGCCGCTGTGGCGCTCGGGCGTGGCGGTGGACTTCGTACGCCCGGACGCGGACCTGTCGTCGTACCGCCTGGTCCTGGCCCCGAGCCTGTACCTGGTGGACGACGCGGGCGCGGCGAATCTGGCCGGCTTCGCGGAACACGGCGGCACGCTGGCGGTGGGCTTCCACAGCGGGGCGGTGGACGAGAACTGCCATGTGCGGCTGGGCGGTTACCCCGGCGCCTTCCGGGAGGCCCTCGGCGTACGGTCCGACGAACTGTTCCCGCTGCTGCCGGGCGAGACGGTGGGCCTGAGCGGAGGCGGCACGGCCACGCTGTGGTCGGAGCGCGTGCGCCTCACCGGGGCGGAGGCGGTGGACTCGTACACGGAGGGACCGCTCGCCGGTGTACCGGCCGTGACGCGTCACACGTACGGCGCGGGCACCACCTGGTACCTGGCCACCCGCCCGGACCCGGCCACCCTGGCCGGTCTGCTGACCCGGATCCGTACGGAGGCGGGCGTCCAGCCGGTCGCCGCCACTCCACCCGGTATCGAGGCGGTCCGGCGGCGCGGTCCGCACGCCGAGTACCTCTTCCTGATCGACCACAGCGGTCGGGGTGCCGAGATCCCGGTTTCCGACGGGGGGACGGAACTGCTCACCGGCGAGCGGGTCTCGGGGGTGGTCGCTGTGCCGCCGGGGGGCGTGGCGGTGGTACGGGAGCCGCGCGGGAGCTGA
- a CDS encoding glycoside hydrolase family 36 protein — protein MPHPFTPLASVPVDPRVARVHEEGWQSWSPSGAYALGDKPYRPTNDNWATVCYRPGCTVPSGAFQGEGLLALDPGDGSPVRLWAAADPLHAVASIRLEVHGDRAEVSADGPVRELTGSDIQSALAEWADGLGLAAPRPAPTVWCSWYEYFTAVTEDDIHENLRAMDTLDLPIDVVQIDDGYQSALGDWLTLSGRFRSRAQIAEAIRARGRRAGIWTAPFLVDPASDLAAGHPDWLVKDAEGGFAHAGRNWGHDLCVLDTTHPDAAAYLTDVFRTLRAEGYDYFKVDFLYAGALDGVRHSSDDALTAYRAGIGVIREAIGPDAYLLGCGAPILPSIGLFDAMRVSPDTAPHRRPEADDYSQPGQDPAEFTGVGRQWQHGRLWVNDPDCLMARPAVETRERWAAHVESTGGLMASSDRLLSLDEWGVTTTRRLLRGVVK, from the coding sequence GTGCCCCACCCCTTCACGCCCCTCGCCTCCGTGCCCGTGGACCCGCGCGTCGCCCGAGTCCACGAGGAGGGCTGGCAGTCCTGGAGCCCCAGCGGCGCCTACGCCCTCGGCGACAAGCCGTACCGCCCGACGAACGACAACTGGGCGACCGTCTGTTACCGGCCCGGGTGTACCGTCCCGTCCGGCGCCTTCCAGGGGGAGGGACTCCTGGCGCTCGACCCCGGCGACGGCTCGCCGGTGCGGCTGTGGGCGGCCGCCGATCCGCTGCACGCCGTTGCGTCCATCCGCCTCGAGGTGCACGGCGACCGGGCCGAGGTCAGCGCCGACGGGCCCGTTCGGGAACTGACCGGCAGCGACATCCAGTCGGCCCTGGCGGAATGGGCGGACGGCCTCGGCCTCGCCGCCCCACGGCCGGCGCCCACCGTCTGGTGCTCCTGGTACGAGTACTTCACCGCGGTCACCGAGGACGACATCCACGAGAACCTCCGCGCGATGGACACCCTCGACCTGCCCATCGACGTCGTCCAGATCGACGACGGCTACCAGAGCGCGCTGGGCGACTGGCTGACGCTGTCCGGCCGCTTCCGCTCCCGCGCCCAGATCGCGGAGGCCATCCGCGCGCGGGGCCGCAGGGCGGGCATCTGGACGGCGCCGTTCCTGGTCGACCCGGCGAGCGATCTGGCCGCCGGGCACCCGGATTGGCTGGTCAAGGACGCGGAGGGCGGTTTCGCACACGCGGGCCGCAACTGGGGGCACGACCTGTGCGTCCTGGACACGACACACCCTGACGCGGCGGCGTATCTGACGGACGTGTTCAGGACCCTGCGGGCCGAGGGCTACGACTACTTCAAGGTCGACTTCCTGTACGCGGGCGCACTGGACGGCGTACGGCACTCCTCGGACGACGCGCTGACGGCGTACCGCGCCGGTATCGGTGTGATCCGCGAGGCGATCGGCCCGGACGCGTATCTGCTGGGCTGCGGTGCGCCGATCCTCCCCTCCATCGGCCTGTTCGACGCGATGCGGGTCAGCCCCGACACGGCTCCGCACCGCCGCCCGGAGGCCGACGACTACTCGCAACCCGGCCAGGATCCCGCCGAGTTCACCGGTGTCGGACGCCAGTGGCAGCACGGCCGCCTGTGGGTCAACGACCCCGACTGCCTGATGGCTCGCCCCGCCGTGGAGACCCGTGAACGCTGGGCGGCACACGTGGAGTCGACCGGCGGACTGATGGCGTCCAGTGACCGACTGCTGTCGCTGGACGAATGGGGCGTGACCACAACGCGCCGTCTGCTCCGGGGAGTTGTCAAGTGA
- a CDS encoding carbohydrate ABC transporter permease encodes MSTATVALKRRAPVRPARLLLHLFLAGAALAWLAPLLWAMYAALRPYSETSTKGYVSWPDKLSFDNFTNAFTQSDMAHYFGNTLLIAVPAVLVTLFLSSMVAFYVSRFDFRVNLALLLVFTAGNLLPQQVIITPLYRMFLLIDLPGITVSGKLYDSALGLVLIHVAFQSGFCAFVLSNYMRMLPHELTEAALVDGASVWRMYWQIVLPLCRPAMAALATLLSIWIYNDFFWAIVLISTGENMPITSALKNLSGQYFTDPNLVAAGALLTAIPTLVVYFVLQRQFVSGLTLGANKG; translated from the coding sequence ATGAGCACCGCCACTGTCGCGCTGAAGAGGCGCGCGCCCGTCCGGCCCGCCCGGCTGCTGCTGCACCTGTTCCTCGCGGGCGCCGCGCTGGCGTGGCTGGCCCCGCTGCTCTGGGCGATGTACGCGGCCCTGCGCCCGTATTCCGAGACCAGCACCAAGGGTTACGTCTCCTGGCCCGACAAGCTGAGCTTCGACAACTTCACGAACGCGTTCACGCAGTCGGACATGGCGCACTACTTCGGCAACACGCTGCTGATCGCCGTCCCGGCGGTGCTGGTGACGCTGTTCCTGTCGTCGATGGTCGCCTTCTACGTCAGCCGGTTCGACTTCCGCGTCAACCTCGCCCTGCTGCTGGTCTTCACGGCGGGCAACCTGCTGCCGCAGCAGGTCATCATCACCCCGCTCTACCGCATGTTCCTGCTCATCGACCTGCCCGGCATCACCGTCAGCGGCAAGCTGTACGACTCCGCGCTCGGCCTGGTCCTCATCCACGTGGCGTTCCAGTCCGGCTTCTGCGCCTTCGTGCTGAGCAACTACATGCGGATGCTGCCGCACGAGCTGACGGAGGCCGCGCTGGTCGACGGCGCCTCGGTGTGGCGGATGTACTGGCAGATCGTGCTGCCGCTGTGCCGCCCCGCGATGGCGGCCCTGGCGACGCTGCTGTCCATCTGGATCTACAACGACTTCTTCTGGGCCATCGTCCTCATCTCGACCGGCGAGAACATGCCGATCACCTCGGCCCTGAAGAACCTCTCCGGGCAGTACTTCACCGACCCCAACCTGGTCGCCGCCGGCGCCCTGCTCACCGCGATCCCGACGCTGGTCGTGTACTTCGTGCTCCAGCGGCAGTTCGTCAGCGGTCTCACGCTCGGTGCCAACAAGGGCTGA
- a CDS encoding carbohydrate ABC transporter permease: MSTDISTAEMPEAAVAPPPAPAPGKRGPQGHRRLLTRRDRFTLSLMAGVPTILHVALVWVTALASVALAFTTWDGIGFDSIKWVGLQNFRELFTQNPQFWPAVQHNIIWFVVLILIPTPLGLFLAVQLDKKIRFSRVYQTAFFLPVVVSMACIGFVWQLVYNPDTGLINSLIGANKPGHYIDWIGDPHLNLWAILIAASWRHTGYMMILYLAGLKGVDPSLREASSLDGANEWQTFKNVIFPTLRPTNTIVLVVTIIESLRAFDLVYVFNGGAQGTELLSILVTDNIIGESSRIGYGSAIAVVLLLISLVVIIPYLVSTFRKERRA; the protein is encoded by the coding sequence ATGAGCACCGACATCAGCACCGCTGAGATGCCGGAGGCGGCCGTCGCGCCGCCTCCGGCCCCCGCACCCGGTAAGAGGGGACCGCAGGGACACCGTCGCCTCCTCACCCGCCGCGACCGGTTCACGCTGAGCCTGATGGCGGGCGTCCCGACGATCCTGCACGTCGCGCTCGTGTGGGTGACCGCCCTCGCCTCCGTCGCCCTCGCCTTCACCACCTGGGACGGCATCGGCTTCGACTCCATCAAGTGGGTCGGGCTGCAGAACTTCCGCGAACTGTTCACCCAGAACCCGCAGTTCTGGCCCGCCGTCCAGCACAACATCATCTGGTTCGTGGTCCTGATCCTGATCCCGACCCCGCTCGGCCTGTTCCTGGCCGTGCAGTTGGACAAGAAGATCCGGTTCAGCCGGGTGTACCAGACCGCGTTCTTCCTGCCGGTCGTCGTGTCGATGGCGTGCATCGGCTTCGTCTGGCAGCTCGTCTACAACCCCGACACAGGCCTGATCAACAGCCTCATCGGGGCCAACAAGCCCGGCCACTACATCGACTGGATCGGCGACCCGCACCTCAACCTGTGGGCGATCCTCATCGCCGCCTCCTGGCGGCACACCGGCTACATGATGATCCTCTACCTGGCCGGTCTGAAGGGCGTCGACCCCTCGCTGCGCGAGGCGTCCTCGCTCGACGGCGCCAACGAATGGCAGACGTTCAAGAACGTCATCTTCCCGACGCTGCGCCCCACCAACACCATCGTGCTGGTCGTCACCATCATCGAGTCGCTGCGCGCCTTCGACCTCGTCTACGTCTTCAACGGCGGGGCCCAGGGCACCGAACTGCTCTCGATCCTCGTGACCGACAACATCATCGGTGAGTCCAGCCGTATCGGATACGGGTCCGCCATCGCGGTCGTCCTGCTGCTGATCTCGCTCGTCGTGATCATCCCGTACCTGGTGAGCACCTTCCGGAAGGAGCGGCGAGCATGA